GAATTGGGCACGATCGGCCTTAGACAGATCTTGCAACGTATCCACTGCCCGTTCCGTAAAGCTTTCGTTGCCGAAATAGGAGCGGGCAATCCGGTACAACTCTTCCAGTAATTTAGTCTGATGGTGCTCTTGCCAGGGGGGCATTTGTTCGGGGACGAGGGGATCGATCGTCGTCAGCAGGGCGGTGACCGCACTGGGGGTATCGGCCTGGGGAAAGCGCCACTGCTTCAGGACATCCCCCAACTCCTTCTGGAAAGCACCTGCCTGTCGTGCGCCGAGGAGATCTTCAATATCCACGTAGACAGCTTGCAGAAGCAATAAACAGGCTTGCGTGATCAGGGTAGTCCCATCTTCTCCTTCGGCCTCTTCCGTCAGTTGCTCTGGGCGCACTCGGCCCCAAATACTGTAGCGATCGGGTTCCTCCAATAACACACATGCTTTACCTTGTTCATCGGTGAACTTACGCCAAACCTCCTTGGCTTCCTCAGCCTGATTGGCGGGAAACACTTTTACTAACCGAAACACCTGGCCCTGATACTTCAAGATCGGGATCGGTCGCTCTTGCTTGGGAGGCTGAACCGAAGTAATTTCAACGTCTTGCCGCTTGAGAATAAACATGGCGCTGCCGATGAATTGCTGTCTGGGCTTAATGAGGGCGAGGGCACCCCTACTGACACGACGAGGAAGGACACCGTTTGCCAACGGTTCGCCGCTGACAGGGTGATTGTCCTTGCCTCAACTGTCCGTCTGCGTGACAGCTAGGCTTGACAATACACTACTCTATTCAGCCTGGAGATGCATTATTTTGGTTCTTAGTTTGACACACTCCCCGTCCTAACGGGGGTGGGGATAGCAACTGCCCAACCCACGGCTTTCCCTGGTGCAGAGCGTCCCTTGAGCACCACCGTCCGCAACCGCCATTGACAGGCATCCGATCCGGACCTGGGATTGCCCCTTGTCTTGGCTCAAGCTCGATCGCTAGAATGGGTGGTGCTGCGTAAGCAGGCACCTGAGTTTAGACAGGACAAAGTCGGGGGATCTTGGAAACCATTTGGTTGAGGTGATGAGCAACTCCGAGTTTGACCGCGTGGGGGTGCGTAACTCAGTGGATAGAGTAGCTGCCTTCTAAGCAGCGAGCCGTAGGTTCGAGTCCTACCGCACCCGTTACTGAAAGCCTTACTGCATGGTTTCACATTATTTAGTCTATTGGAGTCTATTGGTCAGATAGATAAATTTCGGTACTTGGTACCGCCATTGGGTACCCAATTGGTACCGGTACCAATTGCCCGATCGAGTCAATAAATAACTTAATCTAATATCTTTAATAAAAGAAACTAATTAAAAAAGAGCCTAAGTGTTTATATCTAGTCTCTCTTCCTGATTGATGGATAAAACTCGAACTGCCCTGACCCCAACTCCTCTCTTAGAGCGGGAGAGGGGCTTAGACATCTCTGTCTAATCTGAAAT
This DNA window, taken from Trichothermofontia sichuanensis B231, encodes the following:
- a CDS encoding Npun_F0813 family protein, with amino-acid sequence MFILKRQDVEITSVQPPKQERPIPILKYQGQVFRLVKVFPANQAEEAKEVWRKFTDEQGKACVLLEEPDRYSIWGRVRPEQLTEEAEGEDGTTLITQACLLLLQAVYVDIEDLLGARQAGAFQKELGDVLKQWRFPQADTPSAVTALLTTIDPLVPEQMPPWQEHHQTKLLEELYRIARSYFGNESFTERAVDTLQDLSKADRAQFIQWLSPPLAKLWAIS